The proteins below are encoded in one region of Gammaproteobacteria bacterium:
- a CDS encoding ribonuclease D: MTNYELIDSEDALEAACKHFAQQAVICVDTEFFREVTYYPQLALVQIACGERTVCIDPLVIDNIQPLLDLLLNPDVLKVLHSSGQDMEVFHCSYNILPTPVFDTQIAANKLGYGDQLSYAALIKQCLDIDVDKSQTRTNWLQRPLSQRQLEYAANDVIYLAQCFPIIHQQLKEQNLLKELNGAFSDISHPQRFEVPYEKMWRKVKGHRHLPREEQVLLKSLAAWREKEAQKIDRPRRHTLSDEGLIEIVKQRPQDREQLLGLPALKRYGILDESVNELLECLQSN; encoded by the coding sequence GTGACTAATTATGAACTAATTGATTCTGAAGATGCGTTGGAGGCAGCCTGTAAGCATTTTGCGCAACAGGCGGTTATCTGTGTGGATACGGAATTCTTTCGTGAGGTGACTTATTATCCTCAACTGGCATTGGTACAGATCGCTTGTGGTGAACGCACGGTCTGCATCGACCCGCTAGTGATTGATAATATTCAACCACTACTTGATCTGTTACTGAACCCCGATGTGCTTAAGGTGCTGCATTCATCAGGTCAGGATATGGAAGTGTTCCATTGCAGCTACAACATCCTGCCCACTCCGGTCTTTGATACTCAGATAGCTGCCAATAAGCTGGGTTACGGGGATCAGTTGAGCTATGCCGCATTGATTAAACAGTGTCTGGACATTGATGTTGATAAGTCACAGACGCGGACTAACTGGTTGCAACGACCACTGAGTCAACGGCAACTGGAATATGCTGCCAATGATGTCATCTATCTGGCGCAGTGTTTTCCAATAATTCATCAACAACTGAAGGAACAGAATTTACTCAAGGAATTGAACGGGGCATTTTCTGATATCAGTCATCCACAGCGTTTTGAAGTGCCCTATGAAAAGATGTGGCGTAAGGTCAAGGGACATCGTCATTTACCCAGAGAAGAACAGGTGCTGCTGAAATCATTGGCTGCATGGCGTGAGAAAGAGGCGCAGAAAATAGATCGCCCACGGCGGCATACACTATCAGATGAAGGTTTGATTGAGATTGTTAAACAGAGACCGCAGGATCGTGAACAACTGTTGGGTTTGCCGGCCTTGAAACGTTATGGGATCCTGGATGAATCCGTTAATGAGCTATTGGAATGTTTACAGAGTAACTAG
- a CDS encoding PilZ domain-containing protein: protein MREYSEKRDFIRMVLDCELSYSVLDSNEPHNGKACDLSGKGMRFISGTKFEQGTMLEVRLNPKDSFVPGLHAIVKVMRVMPDIDGGYQVGVEICEMKS from the coding sequence GTGCGTGAGTATAGCGAAAAACGGGATTTTATTCGTATGGTGTTGGACTGTGAGTTGAGTTATTCAGTTCTGGATAGTAATGAACCTCATAATGGTAAGGCCTGTGACTTGAGTGGTAAGGGTATGCGTTTTATCTCGGGCACGAAATTTGAACAGGGAACGATGTTAGAGGTGCGCCTGAACCCGAAGGACTCCTTTGTGCCGGGTCTGCATGCCATTGTTAAGGTAATGCGGGTGATGCCGGACATTGATGGCGGTTATCAGGTTGGTGTCGAGATTTGTGAAATGAAATCCTGA
- a CDS encoding nicotinamide-nucleotide amidohydrolase family protein has translation MAVAESCTGGWIAKLITDFPGSSDYFDRGFVTYSNQSKQDMLDVSATTLATHGAVSAEVVCEMVTGVLAHSSADIAVAVSGIAGPGGGSEQKPVGTVYIAWGDGLDAPTSQCYLFSGDREAVRRQAVVAAIQGVTERISL, from the coding sequence ATGGCAGTGGCTGAATCTTGTACCGGTGGTTGGATCGCCAAATTAATTACTGATTTCCCTGGTAGTTCAGATTACTTTGATCGTGGTTTTGTCACCTATAGCAATCAGTCCAAGCAGGATATGTTGGATGTGAGTGCGACGACACTTGCTACACATGGTGCGGTGAGTGCTGAGGTGGTATGCGAGATGGTAACAGGCGTATTGGCGCATAGTTCGGCTGATATTGCGGTGGCGGTTAGCGGGATTGCCGGGCCGGGCGGGGGTTCAGAACAAAAGCCTGTGGGCACGGTCTATATTGCCTGGGGTGATGGGTTGGATGCGCCGACTTCTCAATGTTATCTATTTTCAGGTGATCGTGAGGCAGTGCGCAGGCAGGCGGTGGTGGCGGCGATTCAGGGTGTGACCGAACGTATTAGTCTTTAA
- a CDS encoding WYL domain-containing protein: protein MNTPETHIKALKWNTRQRLQYIEIIAFYTGTVSRGDVANTFGISDAAATKDIKLYNQLAPDNLIYKQSVFGFVPGPGFKQTLADLSPTRVLPMIASNLPTNEGPYGDKLLYGVAVDSLPIPARLPDKAVLAEVIRAAKHRRKLSIRYRSLSDRDSDDPRIIEPHSLINTGLRWHIRAYNEETFDFRDFVLSRIDVAKMLEQEAESSIAYDDDWVETSTLRLSPHPGLNEKKRLNLLMDYGIQQGSIDIEVRRALLGYTLQKLSVDTTIDHSLNSNAYQLIVMNRDEVEPFAGWAFL from the coding sequence ATGAATACCCCAGAAACTCATATAAAAGCCCTCAAATGGAATACCCGGCAACGACTTCAATATATTGAGATCATAGCCTTTTATACCGGTACGGTAAGCCGTGGTGATGTTGCCAACACCTTTGGCATCTCGGATGCCGCTGCCACCAAAGACATCAAACTCTACAATCAACTCGCGCCTGACAATCTTATCTACAAACAGAGTGTCTTTGGTTTCGTGCCCGGCCCAGGCTTCAAGCAAACCTTAGCTGACCTTTCCCCCACACGGGTGTTACCCATGATTGCCAGCAATCTACCCACCAATGAGGGCCCCTATGGCGATAAATTACTTTATGGTGTCGCTGTCGACAGCCTGCCAATACCGGCACGCCTGCCGGACAAGGCAGTACTGGCTGAGGTTATTCGGGCAGCAAAACATCGACGCAAACTCAGTATTCGTTATCGTTCTCTGTCTGATCGCGATAGCGATGACCCACGCATCATCGAACCTCACTCCCTGATCAACACTGGCCTACGCTGGCATATCAGAGCCTATAATGAGGAAACCTTTGATTTTCGGGATTTTGTACTATCAAGAATTGATGTCGCCAAGATGCTGGAACAGGAAGCCGAATCTAGTATTGCCTATGATGATGACTGGGTAGAAACAAGCACCCTGAGACTCAGCCCCCACCCTGGGCTCAATGAAAAGAAAAGGCTCAATTTATTAATGGATTACGGCATACAACAAGGTAGCATTGATATTGAGGTAAGAAGGGCTTTACTAGGCTACACCCTGCAAAAGCTATCTGTGGATACGACGATAGATCACTCACTCAACTCGAATGCCTATCAACTTATTGTTATGAATCGGGATGAAGTCGAACCCTTTGCTGGCTGGGCATTTTTGTAA
- the recA gene encoding recombinase RecA yields MDENKKKALGAALGQIEKQFGKGAVMRMGDVSLINDGNVISTGSLGLDVALGIGGLPRGRVIEIYGPESSGKTTLTLQVIAEAQKLGGTAAFVDAEHALDPVYAEKLGVDIDELLVSQPDTGEQALEITDMLVRSGAVDIVVIDSVAALTPKAEIEGDMGDSHMGLQARLMSQALRKLTGNIKRSNTMVIFINQIRMKIGVMFGSPETTTGGNALKFYASVRMDIRRIGAIKRGDEIVGNETRVKVVKNKMAPPFKKAEFEILYGLGISREGEVIDQGVQAGLINKAGSWYSYKDDRIGQGKENVRNFLKENPDIMADLEQQLRDSLLPSKKDKGEDVAMLEEA; encoded by the coding sequence ATGGATGAGAACAAGAAAAAGGCACTGGGTGCTGCATTAGGCCAGATTGAGAAGCAGTTTGGTAAGGGTGCCGTGATGCGTATGGGAGATGTGAGTTTGATCAATGATGGCAATGTGATCTCAACCGGTTCGCTGGGGCTGGATGTTGCTCTGGGGATTGGTGGTTTGCCGCGTGGTCGTGTGATCGAGATCTATGGCCCGGAGTCCTCAGGTAAAACCACGCTGACCTTACAGGTGATTGCCGAGGCGCAGAAGCTGGGTGGCACGGCGGCGTTTGTTGATGCCGAGCACGCCTTGGACCCAGTCTATGCTGAAAAGCTGGGAGTGGATATTGATGAGCTGCTGGTGTCACAACCGGACACGGGTGAACAGGCGCTGGAAATCACTGATATGCTGGTGCGTTCCGGAGCGGTTGATATTGTTGTGATCGATTCCGTTGCTGCATTAACCCCGAAGGCGGAGATTGAGGGTGATATGGGTGATTCACACATGGGTCTACAGGCACGTTTGATGTCGCAGGCGCTGCGTAAATTGACCGGTAATATCAAGCGTTCTAATACCATGGTGATCTTTATTAATCAGATTCGTATGAAGATTGGCGTGATGTTTGGTAGCCCAGAGACCACAACAGGTGGTAATGCGCTCAAGTTTTATGCCTCGGTACGGATGGATATTCGTCGTATTGGTGCGATCAAGAGGGGTGATGAGATTGTCGGTAACGAGACCCGGGTTAAAGTGGTCAAGAACAAGATGGCTCCCCCCTTTAAGAAGGCAGAGTTCGAGATCCTGTATGGTTTGGGTATCTCGCGTGAGGGTGAGGTGATCGATCAGGGTGTGCAGGCGGGTCTGATTAATAAGGCAGGTTCCTGGTACAGTTACAAGGATGATCGTATTGGTCAGGGTAAAGAAAATGTACGTAATTTTCTTAAAGAAAATCCGGATATTATGGCTGATCTTGAGCAACAATTGCGTGACAGCCTATTGCCATCGAAGAAAGACAAGGGAGAAGATGTGGCCATGCTTGAGGAGGCCTAA
- a CDS encoding regulatory protein RecX: protein MGVSCYNYRLGCVRVEIDQEQGGVIKEAYRVALGLLVRREHSRRELERKLIKRGHYAEAIKQALDLLMAEGALSEDRFTDAYVRMRRDRGYGPLRIRVELHERGIDDNLITHYLSIYKDDWGSCLEQVYQKRFACRQITDIKERARQQRFLQYRGFTHEQIRAVLG, encoded by the coding sequence ATGGGGGTTTCTTGTTATAATTATAGGCTTGGGTGTGTGCGGGTGGAGATCGATCAGGAACAAGGTGGGGTAATCAAGGAAGCCTATCGGGTCGCGCTGGGTTTATTGGTCAGGCGTGAGCACAGTCGCCGTGAGCTAGAACGGAAGCTCATTAAGCGCGGTCATTATGCCGAGGCGATCAAGCAGGCTCTGGATCTTCTTATGGCAGAGGGTGCCTTGAGTGAGGATCGCTTTACCGATGCTTATGTGCGTATGCGGCGTGATCGTGGCTATGGGCCGTTGCGTATTCGTGTAGAATTACATGAACGAGGGATTGATGATAATCTGATAACGCATTACCTGAGTATCTATAAAGATGACTGGGGTTCGTGTCTTGAACAGGTTTATCAAAAACGTTTTGCCTGTCGACAGATTACAGATATAAAAGAACGTGCCCGCCAACAGCGTTTTTTGCAGTATCGGGGTTTTACCCATGAGCAGATTCGAGCGGTTCTAGGTTGA